Proteins from a single region of Ischnura elegans chromosome 2, ioIscEleg1.1, whole genome shotgun sequence:
- the LOC124154253 gene encoding ankyrin-3-like, which produces MPRSRRITSMCVRRAICKGHLNEVKNLLNFYGLLHRPEWLNGYSLLLEALKCKRLGVAKFLLAKDCSVNYPKSPHVGITTPLHVAVALGSFEVVKILLDRGARVNSSDEKGDTPLHVAARRKNLEVIKLLVESGAHINELNYDEKSPIIFLLERACFHAADYLIKHGADVNNESVSDCIDDYSPIHLAVQKGSMEMVKLLLSKGAEINSLGKGKTPLHIATHNGYPPMVELLLDHGADVNSVCKSKQNKDYTALLIAIEKGNDEVVTLLMNGGANVNECVGGYTPLHIAARTGLCHAAENLLKYGANVNSKCTSELNEGYTAIHFASEVGSSDMVAMLLAKGAEVDELGNGYTPLHIATMHGFVVVADLLIKHGADVNCVCTSVDNEGHTPMHWAVENGSHEMVTSLLNAAAKVDEYANGYTPLHIAAMHGFFLVAELIIKHKADVNCVCTSVEKEGYTPIHLAVEKGSHETVMSLLYAGANVNEYANGYTPLHVAALKGQSYIAVDLLNEGADVNCITAGKYVEGYSPIFLAVMKGHIKVARVLLKYGCRVDDHDPCGKSILLISVEREDVGMVELILQHSPDVNKECNRKSLVAPWPGTEMAWGIISKRLLQYGFTVSPCDVDNYDFLFHAIGNGFFNVVESLLKYGANVNHLWYSRSLCRKFFPLHYALVCRQFEIAELLIAFKADVNVRDEIGRTPLFYAMESRHSKIMHSLLPTVGNAIRYPELMTLAIKMRNVEVIRYLMKCGGSVNFREKYCRTAFYTSPSCENAAYRCRCKSVLLPIHAAVMFGNVNVIDTLLEYNADVNSVCNCGLTPLHIAVERGSEEIVMMLLKSCLVIDSKDKNGMTALHHACLEGYGGIVRALLYHGCDINITDVNNDTPLDCAEYALSAFWDDPDPFDLPISSRERGFREISDMLKLHSIKNEYLLASMKNIPLVEEEDSLMDFHKKCLVELRMMRHIKIDDTEFSLFDIMTKSENQLALLLENDNFLINVDLDDCHTKFPIYASIIRSHFRMAERRKKLVKEVNDYSFRIFSGLTWDCIQLVISYLSTADLYNLTQVLQCASFYDCIFSVQNSAI; this is translated from the coding sequence ATGCCAAGGTCTAGACGCATCACATCCATGTGTGTGAGGAGAGCAATTTGTAAGGGACAccttaatgaagtaaaaaatttactcaATTTTTATGGTCTTCTTCATAGACCAGAATGGTTAAATGGATATTCTCTACTCCTTGAAGCCCTGAAGTGCAAGCGATTAGGAGTTGCTAAGTTTCTTTTGGCCAAAGATTGTAGTGTTAACTATCCAAAAAGTCCACATGTGGGAATCACTACCCCTCTCCATGTTGCTGTTGCACTGGGAAGCTTTGAGGTGGTGAAGATTCTCTTAGATAGAGGTGCACGTGTTAATTCTAGTGATGAGAAAGGGGATACTCCTCTTCACGTTGCAGCCAGAAGAAAAAATTTGGAAGTTATTAAATTGCTTGTAGAATCTGGAGCCCACATCAATGAATTGAACTATGACGAGAAATCACCAATTATATTTCTATTAGAAAGAGCTTGTTTTCATGCTGCTGATTACTTAATAAAACATGGGGCTGATGTTAACAATGAGTCCGTATCTGATTGCATCGATGATTACAGCCCAATTCACCTAGCTGTTCAAAAAGGCAGTATGGAAATGGTAAAGTTACTTTTGAGCAAGGGTGCTGAAATTAATTCCCTAGGAAAAGGTAAAACTCCACTTCACATTGCTACACATAATGGATATCCTCCAATGGTGGAGCTTCTTTTAGATCATGGTGCTGATGTGAATAGTGTGTGTAAAAGTAAGCAGAATAAGGACTACACTGCATTACTTATTGCTATAGAAAAGGGTAATGATGAGGTAGTGACATTGCTTATGAATGGTGGGGCAAATGTCAATGAATGTGTCGGTGGTTATACTCCCCTTCATATTGCTGCCAGAACTGGCCTCTGTCACGCAGcagaaaatcttttaaagtatgGGGCTAATGTAAATAGTAAGTGTACGTCAGAACTAAATGAAGGCTACACTGCGATTCACTTTGCTTCTGAAGTGGGGAGCAGTGACATGGTGGCAATGCTCTTGGCCAAGGGTGCTGAAGTTGATGAACTAGGAAACGGTTACACTCCACTCCATATTGCCACAATGCATGGTTTTGTAGTTGTTGCTGACCTTCTCATCAAGCACGGGGCTGATGTGAATTGTGTCTGCACATCCGTTGACAATGAAGGCCACACTCCAATGCACTGGGCTGTTGAAAACGGAAGTCATGAAATGGTGACGTCATTATTGAATGCTGCTGCCAAGGTCGATGAGTATGCAAATGGTTATACTCCTCTCCATATTGCCGCAATGCATGGTTTTTTTCTTGTTGCTGAGCTTATCATTAAGCATAAGGCTGATGTGAATTGTGTATGCACCTCAGTTGAGAAAGAAGGCTACACTCCAATTCACTTAGCTGTTGAAAAGGGCAGTCATGAAACGGTGATGTCATTATTGTATGCTGGTGCCAATGTCAATGAGTATGCAAATGGTTATACTCCCCTTCATGTTGCTGCATTGAAAGGCCAGTCTTATATTGCTGTGGATCTTTTAAATGAAGGGGCAGATGTTAATTGCATTACTGCTGGTAAATATGTTGAAGGGTACTCACCTATATTCTTGGCTGTAATGAAAGGGCACATAAAGGTAGCTAGAGTACTCTTGAAATATGGATGTAGAGTTGACGATCATGATCCCTGTGGTAAGTCCATATTGCTTATATCTGTGGAGAGAGAGGACGTGGGTATGGTTGAGTTAATTTTACAGCATTCTCCAGATGTAAATAAAGAATGCAATAGGAAATCTCTTGTAGCTCCCTGGCCTGGTACTGAAATGGCATGGGGCATTATTAGCAAAAGGCTTCTTCAGTATGGATTTACTGTTTCCCCTTGTGATGTTGACAATTatgactttttatttcatgccATTGGAAATGGTTTCTTTAATGTTGTAGAATCCTTGTTAAAATATGGAGCCAATGTGAATCATTTATGGTATTCACGCTCATTGTGTCGGAAGTTCTTTCCTTTGCATTACGCATTAGTTTGTAGACAATTTGAAATAGCTGAACTGTTGATAGCCTTCAAAGCTGATGTAAATGTTCGAGATGAAATAGGAAGAACAcctttattttatgcaatggaaaGTCGTCACTCCAAAATTATGCATTCACTTCTTCCAACCGTAGGTAATGCGATAAGGTATCCAGAATTAATGACTTTAGCAATCAAGATGCGAAATGTAGAAGTCATTAGATATCTTATGAAATGTGGTGGTAGTGTtaatttcagggaaaaatattgcagaactGCATTTTACACTTCTCCATCGTGTGAAAATGCAGCTTATCGTTGCAGATGTAAATCAGTTTTACTCCCTATTCATGCTGCTGTTATGTTTGGAAATGTGAATGTTATTGACACTCTGTTGGAGTATAATGCAGATGTCAATTCAGTGTGCAATTGTGGATTGACTCCTCTTCATATTGCTGTCGAAAGAGGCAGTGAAGAAATTGTCATGATGCTCTTGAAATCTTGTTTGGTTATCGATTCGAAGGACAAGAATGGAATGACAGCACTTCATCATGCATGTTTGGAAGGGTATGGTGGAATTGTCAGAGCTCTTCTCTATCATGGATGTGATATTAATATAACTGATGTAAACAATGATACTCCTCTTGATTGTGCTGAATATGCATTATCTGCATTTTGGGATGACCCTGATCCTTTTGACCTGCCTATAAGTTCCCGTGAGCGGGGTTTTAGGGAAATTTCTGATATGCTAAAGCTTCATAGTATTAAAAATGAGTACTTACTGGCAAGCATGAAAAATATACCTTTGGTGGAAGAGGAAGACTCACTGatggattttcacaaaaaatgcttGGTTGAATTGAGAATGATGAGGCATATTAAAATTGATGACACAGAGTTCTCACTCTTTGATATTATGACAAAAAGCGAGAATCAGTTGGCCTTACTCTTAgaaaatgataactttttgaTTAATGTGGACTTggatgactgtcatacaaaattCCCAATTTATGCAAGTATTATTCGCAGTCATTTTAGAATGGCTGAAAGAAGGAAGAAATTGGTGAAGGAAGTCAATGATTATAGTTTTAGAATCTTTTCTGGACTTACCTGGGATTGTATTCAACTTGTAATAAGCTACTTAAGCACTGCAGACCTGTATAATCTGACACAAGTTTTACAGTGTGCCAGTTTTTATGATTGCATTTTCAGTGTGCAGAACAGTGCTATATAA